The Agromyces mangrovi genome contains a region encoding:
- the glgX gene encoding glycogen debranching protein GlgX, producing MQAWPGTAYPLGATFDGSGTNFALFSEAAERVELCLFDADGTETRVELQDVDAFVWHAYLPHVQPGQRYGYRVHGAYDPKRGLRANPNKVLLDPYAKAMAGAFDWDQALFSYDFGDPDSRNDEDSAEHVMHSVVINPFFDWTGDRAPKTPYNETVIYEAHVKGLTQLHPAIPEEQRGTYSGVAHPAVIEHLQRLGITALELMPVHQFVQDSTLLDKGLRNYWGYNTIGFFAPHNEYSSTGELGQQAQEFKSMVRALHDAGIEVIIDVVYNHTAEGNHLGPTIGFRGIDNAAYYRLEENDKRYYTDYTGTGNSLNVRHPHALQLIMDSLRYWVLEMRVDGFRFDLAATLAREFYDVDRLSSFFDLVQQDPVVSQVKLIAEPWDVGPGGYQVGNFPPQWTEWNGKYRDEVRDFWRGEPSSLGEFAGRITGSADLYENSGRLPFASINFVTAHDGFTLRDLVSYNEKHNEANGEGGKDGESHNRSWNSGAEGETTDPEVLTLRARQQRNFLATLLLSQGVPMLLHGDELGRTQLGNNNVYAQDNELSWVHWDTADEPLIEFIAAVSRLRKDHPTFRRRQFFDGRPVDSEEGAKLPDIVWLRRDGTRMQPADWDKPLARTVGAFLNGDGIRERDARGEPITDVDFLLFFNADPEPAKFTIPTRTRRQWDIILDTSGMSADAPPKRAGQRLTLVGKSLLVMRAHAVEEAEVDHSVAASLAVRSAQTGAIPVQASAAYDAMLGGGGGDIETEEADPGQEEREAEAEAAAEAAVVAEADAAEREAAAEAEAVAEAATEAEAKAAARVASPRSASAAVEATDAASERRTPTKPFPSPVDDEPETPAAVDPTEPPEPPTED from the coding sequence ATGCAGGCGTGGCCCGGAACCGCGTATCCACTCGGCGCGACATTCGACGGCAGCGGCACCAACTTCGCCCTGTTCAGCGAGGCGGCGGAGCGCGTCGAGCTCTGCCTCTTCGACGCGGACGGCACCGAGACGCGCGTCGAACTGCAGGACGTCGACGCGTTCGTCTGGCACGCCTACCTGCCGCACGTGCAGCCCGGGCAGCGGTACGGGTACCGGGTGCACGGCGCGTACGACCCGAAGCGCGGGCTGCGAGCGAACCCGAACAAGGTACTGCTCGACCCGTACGCGAAGGCCATGGCGGGCGCGTTCGACTGGGACCAGGCGCTGTTCTCGTACGACTTCGGCGACCCCGACTCGCGCAACGACGAGGACTCGGCCGAGCACGTCATGCACTCGGTCGTCATCAACCCGTTCTTCGACTGGACGGGAGACCGGGCACCGAAGACGCCGTACAACGAGACCGTGATCTACGAGGCCCACGTGAAGGGCCTCACCCAGCTGCATCCGGCCATTCCCGAGGAGCAGCGCGGCACCTACTCGGGCGTCGCGCACCCCGCAGTCATCGAGCACCTCCAGCGCCTCGGCATCACCGCGCTCGAGCTCATGCCCGTGCACCAGTTCGTGCAGGACTCGACGCTGCTCGACAAGGGCCTGCGCAACTACTGGGGCTACAACACCATCGGGTTCTTCGCCCCGCACAACGAGTACTCCTCCACCGGCGAGCTCGGCCAGCAGGCGCAGGAGTTCAAGTCGATGGTGCGGGCGCTGCACGACGCCGGCATCGAGGTCATCATCGACGTCGTCTACAACCACACCGCCGAGGGCAACCACCTCGGGCCGACCATCGGGTTCCGCGGCATCGACAACGCCGCGTACTACCGGCTCGAGGAGAACGACAAGCGGTACTACACCGACTACACCGGCACCGGAAACTCGCTGAACGTGCGGCATCCGCACGCGCTGCAGCTCATCATGGACAGCCTGCGCTACTGGGTGCTCGAGATGCGCGTCGACGGGTTCCGCTTCGACCTCGCGGCCACGCTCGCGCGCGAGTTCTACGACGTCGACCGCCTGTCGAGCTTCTTCGACCTCGTGCAGCAGGACCCGGTCGTGTCGCAGGTGAAGCTCATCGCCGAGCCGTGGGACGTCGGGCCCGGCGGCTACCAGGTCGGCAACTTCCCGCCGCAGTGGACCGAGTGGAACGGGAAGTACCGCGACGAGGTCCGCGACTTCTGGCGCGGCGAGCCGTCGAGCCTCGGCGAGTTCGCCGGGCGCATCACCGGGTCGGCCGACCTGTACGAGAACAGCGGCCGGCTGCCGTTCGCGTCGATCAACTTCGTGACCGCCCACGACGGCTTTACGCTGCGCGACCTCGTGTCGTACAACGAGAAGCACAACGAGGCCAACGGCGAGGGCGGCAAGGACGGCGAATCCCACAACCGCTCGTGGAACTCGGGCGCCGAGGGCGAGACGACCGACCCCGAGGTGCTCACGCTGCGCGCCCGGCAGCAACGCAACTTCCTCGCGACGCTGCTGCTGTCGCAGGGCGTGCCGATGCTGCTGCACGGCGACGAGCTGGGCCGAACGCAGCTCGGCAACAACAACGTCTACGCGCAGGACAACGAGCTCAGCTGGGTGCACTGGGACACCGCCGACGAACCGCTCATCGAGTTCATCGCCGCGGTGTCGCGCCTGCGCAAGGACCACCCGACGTTCCGCCGCCGCCAGTTCTTCGACGGTCGCCCGGTCGACAGCGAGGAGGGCGCGAAGCTGCCCGACATCGTGTGGCTGCGCCGCGACGGCACGCGCATGCAGCCCGCCGACTGGGACAAGCCGCTCGCACGCACCGTGGGCGCGTTCCTCAACGGCGACGGCATCCGCGAGCGCGACGCCCGCGGCGAGCCGATCACCGACGTCGACTTCCTGCTCTTCTTCAACGCCGACCCCGAGCCGGCGAAGTTCACGATCCCCACCCGCACCAGGCGGCAGTGGGACATCATCCTCGACACGTCGGGCATGTCGGCGGATGCCCCGCCCAAGCGCGCCGGCCAGCGGTTGACCCTCGTGGGCAAGTCGCTGCTCGTGATGCGGGCCCACGCCGTCGAGGAGGCGGAGGTCGACCACTCGGTCGCCGCGTCGCTCGCGGTGCGCAGCGCGCAGACCGGGGCGATTCCGGTGCAGGCGAGCGCCGCGTACGACGCGATGCTGGGTGGCGGAGGCGGCGATATCGAGACCGAGGAGGCGGACCCCGGCCAGGAGGAGCGCGAGGCGGAGGCCGAGGCCGCCGCGGAGGCGGCCGTGGTCGCCGAGGCCGATGCCGCCGAGCGGGAGGCCGCCGCCGAGGCGGAGGCGGTCGCCGAGGCCGCCACGGAGGCCGAGGCGAAGGCGGCGGCCCGGGTCGCGTCGCCGCGTTCGGCATCGGCCGCGGTCGAGGCGACGGATGCCGCGAGCGAGCGCCGCACCCCGACGAAGCCGTTCCCGTCGCCCGTCGATGACGAGCCGGAGACGCCGGCGGCGGTCGACCCGACCGAACCACCCGAACCACCCACGGAGGACTGA
- the pgm gene encoding phosphoglucomutase (alpha-D-glucose-1,6-bisphosphate-dependent) — protein sequence MHERAGTPAQASDLIDVDALIHAYHELKPDVSVPEQRVAFGTSGHRGSSLKTAFNEHHILAITQAIVEYRAAQGTTGPLFIGADTHALSAPAQTSALEVLVANDVRVLVDEFGDYVPTPALSHAILKWNNDPERRAEGEADGIVITPSHNPPADGGFKYNPPHGGPADSDATKWIADRANAIIADDLRDVNMREASAVETYDFRGNYVDDLASIIDVDAIRESGIRIGADPLGGASVHYWEAIAEKYGLDLTVVNPRVDATWSFMTLDWDGKIRMDPSSPSAMASVLEHAAEYDIVTGNDADADRHGIVTPDAGLMNPNHYLAVAIEYLYAHRPEWRQDAAIGKTLVSSSMIDRVASALGRTLWEVPVGFKWFVPGLIDGSVAFGGEESAGASFLRKDGTVWTTDKDGILLCLLASEIRAVTGKSPSQLYAELVERFGDPAYQRVDAPATPAQKAALGKLDGDAIAATELAGQPITAKLSKAPGNDAAIGGVKVTSEDAWFAARPSGTEDVYKIYAESFRGPEHLAEVQAEAKRIVDGALG from the coding sequence ATGCACGAGCGAGCGGGAACCCCGGCCCAGGCATCCGATCTCATCGACGTCGATGCCCTCATCCACGCCTACCACGAGCTGAAGCCCGACGTGTCGGTGCCCGAGCAGCGGGTGGCGTTCGGCACCTCCGGCCATCGCGGGTCGAGCCTCAAGACCGCCTTCAACGAGCACCACATCCTCGCGATCACGCAGGCGATCGTCGAGTACCGTGCCGCGCAGGGCACCACCGGTCCGCTGTTCATCGGTGCGGACACGCACGCGCTGAGCGCCCCGGCGCAGACCAGCGCGCTCGAGGTGCTCGTCGCGAACGACGTGCGCGTGCTCGTCGACGAGTTCGGCGACTACGTGCCGACCCCGGCGCTGTCGCACGCGATCCTGAAGTGGAACAACGACCCCGAACGCCGCGCGGAGGGCGAGGCCGACGGCATCGTCATCACCCCGAGCCACAATCCGCCCGCCGACGGCGGCTTCAAGTACAACCCGCCGCATGGCGGCCCTGCCGACTCGGATGCCACGAAGTGGATCGCCGACCGCGCGAACGCGATCATCGCAGACGACCTGCGCGACGTGAACATGCGCGAGGCCAGCGCGGTCGAGACCTACGACTTCCGCGGCAACTACGTCGACGACCTCGCGTCGATCATCGACGTGGACGCGATCCGCGAGTCGGGCATCCGCATCGGGGCGGACCCGCTCGGCGGAGCATCCGTGCACTACTGGGAGGCCATCGCGGAGAAGTACGGCCTCGACCTCACGGTCGTGAACCCCCGGGTCGACGCCACCTGGTCGTTCATGACGCTCGACTGGGACGGGAAGATCCGCATGGACCCGTCGAGCCCGTCGGCCATGGCCTCGGTGCTCGAGCACGCGGCGGAGTACGACATCGTCACCGGCAACGACGCCGACGCCGACCGGCACGGCATCGTCACCCCCGATGCCGGGCTCATGAACCCGAACCACTACCTCGCGGTCGCGATCGAGTACCTCTACGCGCACCGCCCCGAGTGGCGGCAGGACGCCGCCATCGGCAAGACGCTCGTGTCGAGCTCGATGATCGACCGGGTGGCATCCGCCCTCGGCCGCACCCTCTGGGAGGTGCCGGTCGGGTTCAAGTGGTTCGTGCCGGGCCTCATCGACGGGTCGGTCGCGTTCGGTGGCGAGGAGAGCGCCGGGGCGTCGTTCCTGCGGAAGGACGGCACCGTCTGGACCACCGACAAGGACGGCATCCTGCTGTGCCTGCTCGCCTCGGAGATCCGCGCGGTGACCGGCAAGAGCCCGTCGCAGCTATACGCCGAGCTGGTCGAGCGCTTCGGCGACCCCGCCTACCAGCGCGTCGACGCGCCCGCGACGCCCGCGCAGAAGGCCGCGCTCGGCAAGCTCGACGGCGACGCCATCGCGGCGACCGAGCTCGCCGGGCAGCCGATCACCGCGAAGCTCTCGAAGGCGCCGGGCAACGACGCCGCGATCGGCGGCGTCAAGGTCACGAGCGAGGACGCCTGGTTCGCCGCCCGCCCGAGCGGCACCGAGGACGTCTACAAGATCTACGCCGAGTCGTTCCGCGGGCCCGAGCACCTCGCCGAGGTGCAGGCCGAGGCCAAGCGCATCGTCGACGGCGCGCTGGGCTGA
- a CDS encoding DUF445 domain-containing protein — MVDVEGARADAARRPPTDDERRTALRRMQRIATSLLVLAAAVFAVAFALQDEVPWLGYVRAAAEGAMVGAVADWFAVTALFRHPLGLRIPHTAIIPRRKDEIGRTLGDFVELEFLSDDVVLGKVRSIDLARRLGEWLREPANAGRVADEAAVAARGVLTLLADDDVEDVIEQLARRHLFAPEWAPAIGRVGARLVAAGQQRHAIDAVLEHATAWLEAHPDALGTAVSDRLPRWLPGFVDRLVDDRAQREALGLLRAIRDDRDHPFRAAVDRALAELADRLQHDPAMIGRVEDLKHDLLDSPRVREFAAEAWASVRASLDAALTDPASELREGLRSAVREVGVRLAADPALQAKVDGWATDAAAYVVRTYRHEIAGVITETVERWDPRETSEKLELQVGRDLQFIRINGTVVGALAGLVIFTVATLLHGVVG, encoded by the coding sequence ATGGTCGACGTCGAAGGCGCTCGAGCGGATGCCGCGCGCCGACCGCCCACGGACGACGAGCGCCGCACCGCGCTCCGGCGCATGCAGCGGATCGCGACGAGCCTGCTCGTGCTCGCGGCCGCGGTGTTCGCGGTCGCGTTCGCGCTGCAGGACGAGGTGCCGTGGCTGGGCTACGTGCGCGCCGCCGCCGAGGGGGCGATGGTGGGCGCCGTCGCCGACTGGTTCGCCGTGACCGCGTTGTTCCGGCATCCGCTCGGGCTGCGGATTCCGCACACGGCGATCATCCCGCGGCGGAAGGACGAGATCGGCCGCACCCTCGGCGACTTCGTGGAGCTGGAGTTCCTCTCCGACGATGTCGTGCTCGGGAAGGTGCGCTCGATCGACCTCGCCCGTCGGCTCGGCGAGTGGCTGCGGGAGCCGGCCAACGCGGGACGCGTCGCGGACGAGGCGGCCGTCGCCGCGCGCGGCGTGCTGACGCTGCTCGCCGACGACGACGTCGAGGACGTGATCGAGCAGCTCGCCCGGCGGCACCTGTTCGCGCCCGAGTGGGCGCCGGCCATCGGTCGGGTCGGCGCGCGCCTGGTCGCGGCCGGCCAGCAGCGGCACGCGATCGACGCGGTGCTCGAGCACGCCACCGCGTGGCTCGAGGCGCACCCCGACGCCCTCGGCACCGCCGTCTCCGACCGGCTCCCCCGCTGGCTGCCCGGGTTCGTCGACCGCCTGGTGGACGACCGCGCGCAGCGCGAGGCGCTCGGCCTGCTTCGGGCCATCCGGGACGACCGCGACCACCCGTTCCGCGCGGCCGTCGACCGCGCCCTGGCGGAGCTGGCCGACCGGCTCCAGCACGACCCGGCCATGATCGGCAGGGTCGAGGACCTGAAGCACGACCTGCTCGACAGCCCGCGCGTGCGCGAGTTCGCCGCGGAGGCGTGGGCGTCGGTGCGGGCCTCGCTCGACGCAGCGCTGACCGACCCCGCCAGCGAACTGCGCGAGGGCCTCCGCTCCGCCGTGCGCGAGGTCGGCGTGCGCCTGGCCGCCGACCCGGCGCTGCAGGCGAAGGTCGACGGCTGGGCGACCGATGCCGCTGCGTACGTCGTGCGCACCTACCGACACGAGATCGCCGGGGTCATCACCGAGACCGTCGAGCGCTGGGACCCGCGCGAGACCAGCGAGAAGCTCGAACTGCAGGTGGGGCGCGACCTCCAGTTCATCCGCATCAACGGCACCGTCGTCGGGGCACTGGCGGGGCTGGTGATCTTCACGGTGGCGACGCTGCTCCACGGCGTGGTCGGCTGA
- the pheA gene encoding prephenate dehydratase, which produces MTDAAADAPDAYSYLGPAGTFTEAALKQVPDAAGHPWNSVNNVGEALADVTSGRSVAAMIAIENSIEGGVSATQDALATVPGLRIVGEYLVPVNFVLVARPGTALADVRTVNAHPVAYAQTHGWLERELPGHAHVPSSSNVQAAASLFENDVADAAVAPPGIDAHHPVDVLATGIGDNPNAVTRFVLVSRSRAIPPRTGADKTSLIVELPDDEPGSLLAMLEQFSTRGVNMSLLESRPIGDALGRYRFVVDLDGHLEDERVADALMGLRRFSPNVIFLGSYPRADKQPNEYHSKYDDTVYVEARDWLRGLLSGEPEA; this is translated from the coding sequence ATGACGGATGCCGCTGCCGACGCCCCCGACGCCTACTCGTACCTCGGGCCGGCGGGCACCTTCACCGAGGCGGCGCTGAAGCAGGTTCCGGATGCCGCGGGGCACCCGTGGAACTCGGTCAACAACGTGGGCGAGGCGCTGGCCGACGTCACGTCCGGCCGGTCGGTGGCGGCGATGATCGCGATCGAGAACTCGATCGAGGGTGGCGTCTCGGCGACGCAGGACGCCCTGGCGACCGTGCCGGGCCTGCGCATCGTCGGCGAGTACCTGGTGCCCGTGAACTTCGTGCTCGTCGCGCGCCCCGGCACGGCGCTCGCCGACGTGCGCACCGTGAACGCGCACCCCGTCGCGTACGCGCAGACGCACGGCTGGCTCGAGCGCGAGCTGCCAGGTCACGCGCACGTGCCGAGCTCGAGCAACGTGCAGGCGGCCGCATCCCTGTTCGAGAACGACGTGGCGGATGCCGCGGTCGCACCGCCCGGCATCGACGCGCACCACCCGGTCGACGTGCTCGCGACCGGCATCGGCGACAACCCGAACGCCGTGACCCGCTTCGTGCTCGTGAGCCGTTCGCGGGCCATCCCGCCGCGCACCGGCGCCGACAAGACGAGCCTCATCGTCGAGCTGCCCGACGACGAGCCGGGCTCGCTGCTCGCGATGCTCGAGCAGTTCTCGACCCGCGGCGTGAACATGAGCCTGCTCGAGTCGCGCCCCATCGGCGACGCGCTCGGCCGCTACCGGTTCGTCGTCGACCTCGACGGCCACCTCGAGGACGAGCGGGTCGCCGACGCGCTCATGGGCCTGCGGCGGTTCAGCCCGAACGTCATCTTCCTGGGCTCGTACCCGCGCGCCGACAAGCAGCCGAACGAGTACCACTCGAAGTACGACGACACGGTCTACGTCGAGGCGCGCGACTGGCTGCGCGGCCTGCTGAGCGGCGAGCCCGAGGCGTAG
- a CDS encoding diacylglycerol/lipid kinase family protein, producing MARLRRGAVRALPESEPFRVYYRLDDDHAHRARVSSVLIANLGDLPGNVEMIPDAEVDDGRLDVAVLQPKGFLGWLQVWRRVTWENRVLRRTAIGRTVIKMRDDAEGSERSSVIAYLRGRSFSLDLGDDAKELEVDGDEFGQVVKIVAKTDASAVVIRVDREHLD from the coding sequence CTGGCTCGCCTACGTCGAGGAGCGGTTCGCGCCCTTCCGGAGTCCGAGCCGTTCCGGGTCTACTACCGGCTCGACGACGACCACGCCCACCGCGCCCGGGTGAGCTCGGTGCTCATCGCCAACCTCGGCGACCTGCCCGGCAACGTCGAGATGATCCCCGACGCGGAGGTCGACGACGGCCGGCTCGACGTCGCCGTGCTGCAGCCGAAGGGCTTCCTCGGCTGGCTGCAGGTGTGGCGGCGGGTGACCTGGGAGAACCGCGTGCTGCGCCGCACGGCGATCGGCCGCACCGTGATCAAGATGCGCGACGACGCCGAGGGGTCCGAGCGCAGCTCGGTCATCGCGTACCTCCGCGGCCGCTCGTTCAGCCTCGACCTCGGGGACGACGCGAAGGAGCTCGAAGTCGACGGCGACGAGTTCGGGCAGGTCGTGAAGATCGTGGCGAAGACGGATGCCTCGGCGGTCGTGATCCGCGTCGACCGCGAGCACCTCGACTGA
- a CDS encoding diacylglycerol/lipid kinase family protein translates to MSAGAASAGGEQRRAAVIYNPTKKGVDALRRDVASAIDEAGWAEPVWIETEADDPGRGMAEEAVAKGVDLVIAAGGDGTVRAVAEGLRGTGVEMAAVPLGTGNLLARTLGIPVNDAKGALKTALHGVPRAIDVIMLEVTRPDGDVETFASLVMAGIGIDADMIAKTSDDLKKRVGWLAYVEERFAPFRSPSRSGSTTGSTTTTPTAPG, encoded by the coding sequence ATGAGTGCGGGTGCGGCGAGCGCGGGCGGCGAACAGCGGCGCGCCGCGGTGATCTACAACCCCACCAAGAAGGGTGTCGACGCGCTGCGTCGCGACGTGGCATCCGCCATCGACGAGGCCGGCTGGGCCGAGCCCGTCTGGATCGAGACCGAGGCCGACGACCCGGGCAGGGGCATGGCCGAGGAGGCCGTCGCGAAGGGCGTCGACCTGGTGATCGCCGCGGGCGGCGACGGCACCGTGCGCGCGGTCGCCGAAGGACTGCGCGGCACGGGCGTCGAGATGGCCGCGGTGCCCCTCGGCACGGGCAACCTGCTCGCCCGCACGCTCGGCATCCCGGTCAACGACGCGAAAGGCGCCCTGAAGACGGCCCTGCACGGCGTGCCCCGCGCGATCGACGTCATCATGCTCGAGGTGACCCGGCCCGACGGCGACGTCGAGACGTTCGCCTCGCTCGTCATGGCGGGCATCGGCATCGACGCCGACATGATCGCCAAGACCAGCGACGACCTGAAGAAGCGCGTCGGCTGGCTCGCCTACGTCGAGGAGCGGTTCGCGCCCTTCCGGAGTCCGAGCCGTTCCGGGTCTACTACCGGCTCGACGACGACCACGCCCACCGCGCCCGGGTGA
- the serS gene encoding serine--tRNA ligase codes for MIDPVLLRESPDVVKRSQEARGESPDLVDAALEADAARRAAITAFEALRAEQNAFGKTVAKAPKEEKAALVAQAQELAAQVKAANASSGEAEERFTAAIGAIGNVVVDGVPAGGEDDFVLLREVGERPRFDFEPRDHLEIGELLDAIDMARGAKVSGARFHFLKGVGARLELGIMNMGLARAIDAGFTPLITPTLVRPEIMQGTGFLGAHAEEVYHLPADDLYLTGTSEVALAGYHADEIIDLSDGPLRYAGWSTCYRREAGSHGKDTRGIIRVHQFDKLEMFSYVDPAEAEAEHERLLAWQEGMLQDLGLSYRVIDVAAGDLGSSAARKFDVEAWVPTQGAYRELTSTSNCTTYQARRLDIRHRTESGKTAPVATLNGTLATTRWIVAILETHQQADGSVVVPEALRPYVGGLEVLAPVAR; via the coding sequence GTGATCGACCCCGTGCTGCTCCGCGAGAGCCCAGATGTCGTCAAGCGCTCGCAGGAGGCGCGCGGCGAGTCTCCCGACCTCGTCGACGCGGCCCTCGAGGCCGACGCCGCCAGACGCGCGGCGATCACCGCGTTCGAGGCGCTCCGTGCCGAACAGAACGCGTTCGGCAAGACCGTCGCGAAGGCGCCCAAGGAGGAGAAGGCTGCGCTCGTCGCCCAGGCGCAGGAGCTCGCGGCGCAGGTGAAGGCCGCGAACGCCTCGTCGGGTGAGGCCGAGGAGCGGTTCACGGCCGCGATCGGCGCCATCGGCAACGTCGTCGTCGACGGCGTGCCCGCGGGCGGCGAGGACGACTTCGTGCTGCTGCGCGAGGTGGGGGAGCGGCCCAGGTTCGACTTCGAGCCGCGCGACCACCTCGAGATCGGTGAACTGCTCGACGCGATCGACATGGCCCGCGGCGCCAAGGTCTCGGGCGCGCGCTTCCACTTCCTGAAGGGCGTCGGCGCCCGCCTCGAGCTCGGCATCATGAACATGGGCCTCGCCCGCGCGATCGACGCCGGCTTCACGCCGCTCATCACGCCGACGCTCGTGCGCCCCGAGATCATGCAGGGCACCGGGTTCCTCGGCGCCCACGCCGAGGAGGTGTACCACCTCCCGGCCGACGACCTGTACCTGACCGGCACGAGCGAGGTGGCGCTCGCCGGGTACCACGCCGACGAGATCATCGACCTGTCCGACGGGCCGCTCCGCTACGCCGGCTGGTCGACCTGCTACCGCCGCGAGGCGGGCTCGCACGGCAAGGACACGCGCGGCATCATCCGCGTGCACCAGTTCGACAAGCTCGAGATGTTCTCGTACGTCGACCCGGCCGAGGCCGAGGCCGAACACGAGCGCCTGCTCGCCTGGCAGGAGGGCATGCTGCAGGACCTCGGGCTCAGCTACCGCGTCATCGACGTGGCCGCGGGCGACCTCGGCTCGAGTGCGGCGCGCAAGTTCGACGTCGAGGCGTGGGTGCCGACGCAGGGCGCGTACCGCGAGCTCACGTCGACCTCGAACTGCACGACCTACCAGGCGCGCCGGCTCGACATCCGCCACCGCACCGAAAGCGGCAAGACGGCTCCGGTCGCAACGCTCAACGGCACGCTCGCGACCACACGCTGGATCGTCGCCATCCTCGAGACCCACCAGCAGGCCGACGGTTCGGTCGTCGTACCCGAGGCGCTCCGCCCGTACGTCGGCGGCCTCGAGGTGCTGGCGCCGGTTGCGCGGTAG
- a CDS encoding HAD family hydrolase, with product MTSPWFVALDVDGTVLHEDGTLDLKVIESVQRARDAGHFVTLSTGRSWKHTLPILERLGIEPEYVVCANGALVLRRDDGPDGERDGGYRREHVETFDPADVLRRIREYLPEGSFMVEDPTGFRLYTSGMDDWDLEDAREVDFDDLLHTPATRVVVISPGHELDDFLAIVEQMGLHQVSYAIGWTAWLDIAPEGVNKATALERVREWLDFPADRVLAVGDGRNDIEMLEWAGRAGRAVAMGQAPDEVKAAATEVTDDIDHDGVVAALDALPVQGSPRTG from the coding sequence ATGACATCGCCCTGGTTCGTCGCGCTCGACGTCGACGGCACCGTGCTGCACGAGGACGGCACGCTCGACCTGAAGGTGATCGAGTCCGTGCAGCGTGCCCGCGACGCGGGGCACTTCGTGACCCTCTCGACCGGTCGCTCGTGGAAGCACACCCTGCCGATCCTCGAGCGGCTCGGCATCGAGCCCGAGTACGTCGTGTGCGCGAACGGTGCGCTCGTCCTCCGACGCGACGACGGGCCCGACGGCGAGCGCGACGGCGGCTATCGGCGCGAGCACGTCGAGACGTTCGATCCGGCCGACGTGCTGCGCCGCATCCGCGAGTACCTGCCCGAGGGCAGCTTCATGGTCGAGGACCCGACCGGCTTCCGCCTCTACACGTCGGGCATGGACGACTGGGATCTCGAGGATGCCCGTGAGGTCGACTTCGACGACCTGCTGCACACGCCCGCGACGCGCGTGGTCGTCATCTCGCCCGGGCACGAACTCGACGACTTCCTCGCGATCGTCGAGCAGATGGGCCTGCACCAGGTGAGCTACGCCATCGGCTGGACCGCCTGGCTCGACATCGCCCCCGAGGGCGTGAACAAGGCCACCGCGCTCGAGCGCGTGCGCGAGTGGCTCGACTTCCCGGCCGACCGCGTGCTCGCCGTCGGCGACGGGCGCAACGACATCGAGATGCTCGAATGGGCGGGTCGCGCGGGGCGCGCGGTGGCCATGGGCCAGGCGCCCGACGAGGTGAAGGCGGCCGCGACCGAGGTCACGGACGACATCGACCACGACGGCGTGGTCGCCGCGCTCGACGCCCTGCCGGTTCAGGGGTCTCCCAGAACGGGTTGA